A window of the Isosphaera pallida ATCC 43644 genome harbors these coding sequences:
- a CDS encoding gamma carbonic anhydrase family protein, which produces MLPRPDPSESDAPIHAALADGPPESNTEGQAVSFRARSWPGGGGRLIDLGGIFVAESAVIVGDVELGPGTNVWPFVAIRGDVAPIRVGRRVSIQDHVMLHCRHGVALEIGDDVVIGHHACVHCARVGSGTLVGIGSRILDDAVIGAGCVVAAGAVVTPGTKVPEGMVVAGVPARVLRPVEQRDRDYVARVAARYVRLAASHVAGGFPPWNGTNPMPQGWESGWLPESPAASDVTTPSCDLGKGDA; this is translated from the coding sequence ATGTTGCCACGTCCCGATCCATCCGAGTCCGATGCCCCGATCCACGCCGCGTTGGCCGATGGTCCGCCCGAGTCCAACACCGAAGGGCAGGCCGTGTCGTTTCGGGCGCGCTCCTGGCCGGGCGGGGGGGGACGCTTGATCGACCTGGGCGGGATCTTCGTGGCGGAGTCGGCGGTGATCGTGGGCGACGTGGAGCTCGGGCCAGGCACCAACGTCTGGCCGTTCGTCGCCATTCGGGGGGACGTGGCCCCGATCCGAGTCGGACGACGGGTTAGCATTCAGGACCACGTCATGCTGCACTGCCGTCACGGCGTGGCGCTGGAGATCGGCGACGACGTGGTGATTGGTCATCACGCCTGCGTCCATTGCGCGCGGGTCGGTTCGGGCACACTTGTGGGGATCGGTTCACGGATTTTGGACGACGCGGTGATTGGCGCGGGTTGCGTAGTGGCCGCCGGCGCGGTGGTGACGCCGGGAACCAAGGTGCCCGAGGGAATGGTGGTCGCCGGAGTTCCCGCCCGGGTTCTGCGTCCGGTCGAGCAACGGGATCGGGATTACGTCGCGCGGGTCGCTGCGCGTTACGTTCGTCTCGCCGCCAGCCATGTCGCGGGCGGCTTCCCCCCCTGGAACGGAACCAATCCGATGCCGCAAGGCTGGGAAAGTGGCTGGCTCCCCGAATCCCCCGCCGCCTCCGATGTCACCACTCCCTCTTGCGACTTGGGGAAGGGGGACGCATGA
- a CDS encoding DUF6702 family protein produces MSLAPSPNGPVRLLAALVAVALGGAVAAFWRVPAAANSDHRGHPFHVTIAEVEYNPETNRFEVALRVDPLDLQQALAKRLKQPERDLERIENLQDHLNGYVADHFRIVGADGSSPANPLSWVGHEIDVKTAWLYFEITAPDRTAPDSCIVAQTMFQELEPNYVHTINYAHGRLRTTLRLTYEQPRAPLKRG; encoded by the coding sequence ATGTCCCTTGCGCCCAGCCCAAACGGTCCGGTCAGGTTGCTGGCCGCCTTGGTCGCCGTCGCACTCGGCGGCGCGGTCGCCGCGTTCTGGAGGGTCCCCGCCGCCGCCAACTCGGACCATCGCGGCCACCCGTTTCACGTCACCATCGCCGAAGTCGAATACAACCCGGAAACCAACCGGTTCGAAGTGGCGCTTCGGGTCGATCCGCTCGACCTGCAACAGGCCCTGGCTAAACGTTTGAAGCAGCCGGAACGCGACTTAGAACGGATCGAGAACCTTCAAGACCATCTCAACGGTTACGTGGCCGACCACTTCCGCATTGTCGGGGCCGACGGCTCATCGCCCGCCAACCCCCTGTCATGGGTAGGACACGAGATTGACGTCAAAACCGCCTGGCTCTATTTCGAGATCACTGCGCCTGATCGAACCGCTCCCGATTCCTGCATCGTCGCTCAAACCATGTTCCAAGAATTAGAACCTAACTATGTTCATACGATCAACTACGCTCACGGTCGTCTTCGGACCACCCTGCGTTTGACCTACGAGCAGCCCCGCGCTCCGCTCAAACGCGGCTGA
- a CDS encoding M1 family metallopeptidase, protein MILGASRFASTWLATAGLVAVALTVAPAMSQAQLPPRSPDKFNQDDKFRQLEEILPTPNDYRTASGAPGARYWQQRADYSIDVTLDEATNRVNGAETITYYNQSPDTLNYLWLQLDANLFRPDSDSNLTSTRHFTPAGGEITPDLVKRVVAREQFDGGVTIEAVTDAQGRPLAHTIVKTMMRVDLPQPLKPGEQFVFGIKWHYEVNDARLVGGRTGYETFKDGNKVYVIAQWFPRLAAYTDATGWQHKQYLGSGEFTLELGDYDVRITVPEDHILAATGVLQNPEEVLTETQRQRLEQAKSSTTPVDVVTAEEAKANESKTDKPLGTKTWRFRAENVRDFAFATSRKFLWDAMGVPVGEGDDRRVVLAMSFYPNEGQPLWGTYSTHAIAHTINVYSRFTFDYPYPVAISVMGPVGGMEYPMICFNGPRPQEDGSYSSRTKYALISVVIHEVGHNYFPMIVNSDERQWTWMDEGINTFLQYLAEQEWEDNYPSSRGEPTAIVEYMKSRDQVPVMTNSESVLQFGNNAYAKPATALNILRETILGRDLFDFAFREYARRWKFKRPMPADFFRTMEDASGVDLDWFWRGWFYSTDHCDLALEKVTVGILELAPPDSSAPSEPPPVVTLAQERNRNLPKRIDAFPELNDQSNETPKPTEVDLDKLKRDYETFVESLPPEDRHLFSTPHCFTTVEIRNVGGLVMPVILELQFADGTSDIVRIPAEIWRYDAEKVTKTLHTTKEVVGVVLDPRLETADVDTSNNVWPPKEAKSRFQLFKSGRNGNAQVNGDAAERLEQLRGRFGSRGRPAAANNAESNGRTRDAGGETNTEANRRPNPDPVPAPHRPGSD, encoded by the coding sequence ATGATCTTAGGCGCGTCTCGTTTCGCCTCGACGTGGTTGGCAACGGCGGGCTTGGTCGCGGTGGCCTTGACCGTCGCGCCGGCGATGTCCCAGGCTCAACTCCCCCCGCGTTCGCCCGACAAGTTCAACCAGGACGATAAGTTCCGCCAACTCGAAGAAATCCTGCCCACCCCCAACGACTATCGCACTGCCTCCGGCGCGCCGGGCGCGCGCTACTGGCAACAACGCGCCGATTATTCGATCGACGTGACCCTTGACGAGGCGACCAATCGCGTCAATGGTGCAGAGACGATCACCTACTACAACCAGTCGCCCGACACGCTCAACTATCTGTGGTTGCAACTCGACGCCAACCTGTTCCGGCCCGACTCGGACTCGAATCTGACCTCAACTCGCCATTTCACGCCCGCGGGCGGGGAAATCACCCCGGATCTGGTCAAGCGGGTCGTTGCGCGAGAACAATTCGACGGCGGCGTGACGATTGAAGCTGTCACCGATGCCCAAGGCCGGCCACTGGCCCACACCATTGTCAAGACGATGATGCGGGTGGATTTGCCTCAACCACTCAAACCCGGCGAGCAATTCGTCTTTGGAATCAAGTGGCATTACGAGGTCAACGACGCCCGTCTGGTCGGTGGACGCACCGGTTACGAGACCTTCAAGGACGGCAACAAGGTTTACGTGATCGCGCAATGGTTCCCCCGGCTGGCCGCCTACACCGACGCGACCGGCTGGCAGCACAAGCAATACCTGGGTTCGGGCGAGTTCACCCTGGAACTAGGCGACTACGACGTGCGGATCACCGTGCCCGAGGACCACATCCTCGCGGCCACCGGCGTGTTGCAAAACCCTGAAGAGGTCCTCACCGAGACGCAACGCCAACGTCTGGAGCAGGCCAAATCCTCCACCACCCCGGTTGATGTCGTCACCGCCGAGGAAGCCAAGGCCAACGAATCCAAGACCGATAAGCCTCTTGGAACGAAAACCTGGCGGTTCCGCGCCGAGAACGTCCGCGACTTCGCCTTCGCCACCTCACGCAAGTTCCTCTGGGACGCGATGGGTGTTCCCGTCGGCGAAGGCGACGACCGCCGCGTGGTGCTCGCCATGTCGTTCTACCCCAACGAGGGCCAACCACTCTGGGGAACATACTCCACCCACGCCATTGCCCACACCATCAACGTCTACTCCCGCTTCACCTTCGACTACCCCTACCCGGTGGCCATCTCAGTCATGGGGCCTGTTGGCGGCATGGAATACCCCATGATCTGCTTCAACGGCCCCCGGCCCCAAGAGGACGGCTCTTACTCCAGTCGGACCAAGTATGCTCTGATCTCTGTGGTCATCCACGAGGTCGGCCACAACTACTTTCCCATGATCGTCAATTCCGACGAACGGCAATGGACTTGGATGGACGAGGGAATCAACACCTTCCTCCAATACCTGGCCGAACAGGAATGGGAAGACAACTACCCCTCCAGCCGCGGCGAGCCTACGGCGATCGTCGAATACATGAAGAGCCGCGATCAGGTACCGGTCATGACCAACTCCGAATCGGTGTTGCAGTTTGGCAACAACGCCTACGCCAAACCGGCCACCGCGCTCAACATCCTACGCGAGACGATTCTGGGCCGTGACCTGTTCGACTTCGCCTTCCGCGAATACGCCCGCCGCTGGAAGTTCAAACGCCCCATGCCCGCTGACTTCTTCCGCACGATGGAGGACGCCTCGGGAGTCGATCTGGACTGGTTTTGGCGTGGTTGGTTCTACTCGACCGACCACTGTGACCTCGCGCTGGAGAAGGTCACGGTGGGCATCCTGGAACTGGCCCCTCCCGATTCGTCTGCCCCTTCGGAGCCGCCTCCCGTGGTCACGCTGGCCCAGGAACGCAACCGCAACCTGCCCAAGCGGATCGACGCCTTCCCGGAACTCAACGACCAATCGAACGAGACTCCCAAACCCACTGAGGTTGATCTCGACAAGCTCAAGCGTGACTACGAGACGTTTGTTGAAAGCCTTCCGCCCGAAGATCGCCATCTCTTCTCCACCCCGCATTGCTTCACCACGGTGGAGATTCGCAACGTGGGCGGCCTGGTGATGCCGGTCATCTTGGAACTCCAGTTCGCCGACGGCACCAGCGACATCGTGCGGATTCCGGCCGAAATCTGGCGTTACGACGCTGAAAAGGTCACCAAGACCCTGCACACCACCAAAGAAGTGGTGGGCGTGGTGCTGGATCCCCGCTTGGAAACCGCCGACGTGGACACCTCCAACAACGTCTGGCCGCCCAAGGAAGCCAAGTCGCGGTTCCAGCTGTTCAAGTCCGGCCGAAATGGCAACGCCCAGGTCAACGGCGATGCGGCTGAGCGTCTGGAACAACTCCGCGGCCGCTTCGGCAGTCGTGGTCGACCCGCTGCCGCCAACAACGCCGAATCGAACGGTCGGACCCGCGACGCGGGAGGCGAAACCAACACCGAAGCCAATCGGCGGCCCAACCCCGACCCCGTTCCGGCTCCTCATCGCCCCGGCAGCGATTAA
- a CDS encoding DUF4149 domain-containing protein, translating to MIAWLGRMLSGWNPLRIALGMSWMTWVGGFVFYGAVVLPLLHQVVDSPTGGRVTRNVTHALNAIGGLALGLAWLDQARRDWRTPPDRLDRPRATARWRRLAALRVSTLLLAALGMLHAVMDRHLVEFGLTGFYPLHRVYVWLSTLHWFVNLVWLGNGGVDPDDPSCQEAGVESISRV from the coding sequence ATGATCGCGTGGTTGGGCCGGATGCTGTCAGGGTGGAATCCGTTGCGGATCGCCCTGGGGATGAGTTGGATGACCTGGGTGGGCGGCTTCGTGTTTTACGGAGCGGTGGTGCTGCCACTGCTTCACCAGGTAGTGGATTCCCCAACCGGAGGCCGCGTGACCCGCAACGTCACCCACGCGCTCAACGCGATCGGCGGCCTGGCCTTGGGGCTGGCCTGGCTCGATCAAGCACGCCGCGATTGGCGTACCCCGCCGGATCGCCTTGATCGTCCCCGCGCCACAGCCCGTTGGCGACGCCTGGCCGCGTTGCGGGTCAGCACCCTTCTGCTGGCGGCTTTGGGAATGCTCCACGCCGTGATGGATCGGCACTTAGTCGAGTTCGGATTGACCGGGTTTTATCCGCTCCATCGGGTCTACGTGTGGCTCTCAACGCTGCATTGGTTCGTCAATTTGGTTTGGCTCGGCAACGGGGGAGTGGACCCCGACGACCCGTCTTGTCAAGAGGCGGGCGTCGAGTCGATCAGCCGCGTTTGA
- a CDS encoding serine/threonine-protein kinase, with amino-acid sequence MDERDSTLLSWLADQFALDQSEVDAIAVWWRAQANLNESLAAFLERQAILIEGAEQTFDCVLKGYLTIGGVGDLLVEDALERLRAVLPPPASPPPIPAAAAPPAALDTLGAPPPPSYAVLPPPASPPPIPAAAAPPAALDTLGAPPPPLNVEARIDPIPTLTPLPPLRLEPVPTWPREVQRQEIPTRPAAQPSETGIGGPALRPATVPLNPPTPVQPEPVVPVRLDDPMYAPTARRPLISPLASPTFSPQPAQPVPPPLDTPTPTLAHLGVRRSSKLPAFLPIDHFRVGSKLNHLLLTERIGQGGYGVVFRALHTTLNIAVAVKLLKLEGSPDDEEALESFRNEARILARLNHPNVVRILDFEDAGLIPHVIMEFVEGLSLAELIQQSGRLRPDRALRIASQAAQGLRAAWDLGVVHHDVNPANILLPKNAPAKITDFGLASFYGSSQTPGLSSSGVGQARGTAAYMAPEQAKDLPSDLRADIYALGATLFHALTGEVPFRGANRMQVLIAHATQPVIEPHRLVPELDPAVSRLILAMMAKNPNDRPASYDEVIRDLEALEQRAIQGDSSVAGSSPRSSSSSPSLTVSSGPLFKVGSLRSLLSNWTSQRAAGRGEDAT; translated from the coding sequence ATGGATGAGCGGGATTCCACCCTGTTGTCCTGGTTGGCCGATCAGTTCGCCCTCGACCAGTCCGAGGTGGACGCGATCGCGGTTTGGTGGCGCGCTCAGGCCAACCTCAACGAGAGCTTGGCGGCGTTCCTCGAACGCCAGGCTATTCTCATCGAAGGGGCCGAACAAACTTTCGACTGCGTTCTCAAAGGGTATCTCACCATTGGAGGTGTCGGCGACCTGCTTGTCGAAGACGCTCTGGAGCGGCTTCGAGCGGTTTTGCCTCCTCCCGCGTCCCCGCCGCCGATCCCCGCCGCGGCGGCCCCCCCCGCCGCCCTGGACACCCTTGGGGCTCCTCCGCCACCCTCGTATGCGGTTTTGCCCCCTCCCGCATCCCCGCCGCCGATCCCCGCCGCGGCGGCCCCCCCCGCCGCCCTGGACACCCTTGGGGCTCCTCCGCCACCCCTGAATGTCGAAGCTCGGATCGACCCGATTCCCACGTTGACGCCCCTACCACCGCTTCGCCTGGAGCCGGTGCCGACCTGGCCGCGCGAAGTCCAGCGTCAAGAGATTCCAACTCGCCCCGCTGCTCAACCGAGCGAAACCGGAATCGGCGGTCCCGCCCTTCGACCCGCCACTGTCCCCCTTAACCCTCCCACGCCGGTCCAACCCGAACCGGTTGTCCCGGTTCGACTCGACGACCCGATGTACGCCCCCACCGCCCGGCGTCCCCTGATCTCCCCACTCGCCTCCCCGACATTCTCCCCCCAACCCGCCCAACCAGTCCCTCCCCCTCTCGACACCCCCACCCCCACCTTGGCTCATTTGGGGGTCCGTCGCAGCTCCAAGCTTCCCGCGTTTTTGCCGATCGACCATTTCCGAGTCGGATCGAAGCTCAATCATTTGTTACTCACAGAACGGATTGGCCAAGGGGGCTACGGCGTGGTTTTCCGCGCCCTTCACACCACCTTGAACATTGCCGTGGCCGTCAAGCTGCTCAAACTCGAAGGCAGTCCCGACGACGAGGAGGCGTTGGAGTCGTTCCGCAACGAAGCGCGGATTTTGGCTCGGCTCAACCATCCCAATGTGGTGCGAATCCTGGACTTCGAGGACGCCGGCTTGATTCCGCATGTGATTATGGAGTTTGTCGAGGGGCTGAGCCTGGCCGAGCTGATCCAGCAATCAGGGCGTCTACGGCCCGACCGCGCGTTGCGGATCGCCTCCCAGGCGGCCCAGGGGTTGCGGGCGGCATGGGACCTAGGCGTGGTTCATCACGACGTCAACCCGGCCAACATCCTGTTGCCCAAAAACGCCCCGGCCAAGATCACCGACTTCGGCCTGGCCTCGTTCTACGGCAGTTCCCAAACCCCCGGCCTGTCCAGCTCGGGGGTGGGCCAGGCGCGGGGAACAGCCGCCTACATGGCCCCCGAACAGGCCAAAGATCTGCCGTCGGATTTGCGGGCCGACATTTACGCCTTGGGCGCGACCCTGTTTCACGCCCTCACTGGCGAGGTGCCGTTCCGTGGAGCTAACCGGATGCAGGTTCTCATCGCCCACGCCACCCAGCCCGTGATCGAGCCTCATCGTCTGGTGCCGGAACTCGACCCGGCCGTGTCGCGTTTGATCCTCGCTATGATGGCCAAAAACCCCAACGACCGTCCCGCGTCCTATGATGAAGTGATCCGGGATCTAGAGGCGCTGGAACAACGAGCGATCCAGGGCGACTCGAGCGTCGCGGGATCCTCGCCACGCTCCTCCTCGTCAAGTCCGTCGTTGACGGTCTCCAGCGGCCCCTTGTTCAAGGTTGGCAGCCTGCGGTCGCTCCTCTCGAACTGGACTTCGCAACGCGCAGCGGGGCGCGGTGAGGACGCGACCTAA
- a CDS encoding serine/threonine-protein kinase codes for MINTEFNGLYQIEGDLAKSRKAWIYRARHVETGQPAAIKVLRPCSLPGEKLEARFEREFHVLRTLNHPNIVRVFQTGLTSNGLLYFAMELVNGETLGQRIERMGPMLPTTVIPYLDQIAQALDAAHQLGIVHRDINPNNILLHVEPDGRETVKVLDFGLAKVIQVANEGETSDMPASPGITADGVSVGTPAYMSPEQVKGVAVEPRSDIYSLGATLYTLLTGRPPFIKPTDFETMVAHVTEDPPPFPNRTGLAPSAVEIVVMEAMAKSPDNRPATAGELARRFRQAVQGSGSSTSSYGFGSGSPSFDSARRLEPVPVTRSNPAASHDPRADWRGDPRVASSDATTSPHAHSVGSVGLDGGNWLVPVGLVVVGLVLVVGLLVVLFS; via the coding sequence GTGATCAACACTGAGTTCAATGGTCTGTACCAGATCGAAGGCGACCTGGCCAAAAGCCGCAAGGCTTGGATTTATCGAGCGCGCCACGTGGAAACCGGTCAACCGGCGGCCATCAAGGTGTTACGCCCTTGTTCACTGCCGGGGGAAAAGCTCGAAGCGCGGTTCGAACGCGAGTTCCACGTGCTGAGAACCTTGAACCACCCCAACATCGTGCGGGTGTTTCAAACCGGCCTCACCTCCAACGGCCTGCTTTACTTTGCGATGGAGTTGGTCAACGGCGAAACCTTGGGTCAGCGGATTGAACGGATGGGGCCGATGCTGCCCACCACGGTCATCCCCTACCTTGATCAGATCGCCCAAGCGCTGGACGCAGCCCACCAATTGGGGATTGTGCATCGGGATATCAATCCCAACAACATTTTGCTGCACGTCGAACCAGATGGTCGGGAAACCGTCAAGGTCTTGGATTTTGGTCTGGCCAAGGTGATCCAGGTGGCCAACGAAGGGGAAACCTCCGACATGCCCGCCTCGCCGGGAATTACGGCCGACGGGGTCAGCGTGGGCACGCCCGCCTACATGAGTCCCGAACAAGTCAAAGGAGTCGCGGTCGAACCCCGCTCCGACATTTATTCGCTGGGAGCGACCCTGTACACGTTGCTGACCGGCCGACCCCCGTTCATCAAGCCGACCGACTTCGAGACGATGGTGGCCCACGTCACCGAGGATCCACCTCCCTTCCCCAACCGCACCGGCCTCGCCCCCTCGGCCGTGGAAATCGTGGTGATGGAGGCAATGGCCAAATCACCTGACAACCGCCCGGCCACCGCCGGCGAACTGGCGCGACGGTTCCGCCAGGCGGTTCAGGGCAGCGGATCCTCCACGTCAAGTTATGGATTTGGTTCCGGCAGCCCAAGTTTCGACTCGGCTCGACGGCTCGAACCGGTGCCTGTGACCCGTTCCAACCCGGCCGCCTCCCACGACCCGCGGGCCGACTGGCGAGGCGACCCCCGTGTTGCCTCCAGCGACGCCACCACCAGCCCCCACGCCCATTCAGTCGGCTCGGTCGGGCTGGACGGCGGCAACTGGCTGGTCCCAGTAGGACTGGTGGTCGTGGGCCTAGTCCTGGTCGTGGGTCTCTTGGTCGTCCTGTTCAGCTGA
- a CDS encoding MFS transporter encodes MAQDRPLQTVGQTEPTPLDRARRKAFLRLLPLLFICYVIAYIDRNNIAVAKLTMPNHLDGFNDAVIGFGAGMFFIGYFLLEIPGSLIVERWSARKWICRIMVTWGIIAAAQAWVTTPTQFYFARFMLGLAEAGFYPGVIIYLTHWFPRRDRAKALAWFFVGTPVAMIVSPILSQPLINIGELDPETGEYLIAPILGLVGWQWIFIVWGIPAVVLGIVVLLVLTDRPHQARWLTPEERHALEEALARDKIEHPPAAHLSWWKALGYRPVVLLALAYFCVVTGNYAVETFLPSMLKEWYKLNINDVLWLVVLPPLGSLVGQLVVGWSSDRAGERRWHAAGPILLAAASVAGIVATVTLDGPLGLTLALFVLAATGLKSYLPAFWALPSLILIESAAASSVGFINSVGNLGGFVGPYILGSLKEATGSYLPGLIYITVSMTLAALILLSLSLGRRPALAAIPGTNREGGIVPDHEAISPRSPVSVDGTNPHWVSLTGSDPIAEPLDPIPPDEAEPS; translated from the coding sequence ATGGCTCAGGACAGACCTCTCCAAACCGTCGGCCAGACGGAGCCAACCCCGTTGGATCGCGCTCGCCGCAAGGCATTCCTGCGGTTGTTGCCGCTGTTGTTCATCTGCTACGTGATCGCCTACATTGACCGCAACAACATCGCGGTGGCCAAGCTGACCATGCCCAACCACCTCGACGGCTTCAACGACGCGGTGATCGGCTTCGGGGCCGGCATGTTCTTCATCGGCTACTTCCTGCTGGAGATCCCCGGCTCGCTGATCGTGGAACGCTGGTCGGCCCGCAAGTGGATTTGCCGCATCATGGTTACCTGGGGGATCATTGCCGCGGCTCAAGCCTGGGTCACCACCCCAACCCAGTTCTATTTCGCCCGGTTCATGCTGGGATTGGCCGAGGCTGGATTCTATCCTGGCGTGATCATTTATTTGACCCACTGGTTCCCTCGCCGCGATCGCGCCAAGGCGCTGGCCTGGTTCTTCGTGGGCACCCCGGTGGCGATGATCGTCAGTCCGATCCTCTCCCAGCCGCTGATCAACATCGGCGAACTCGACCCCGAGACCGGCGAGTACCTCATCGCGCCGATTTTGGGCTTGGTCGGTTGGCAGTGGATCTTCATTGTTTGGGGGATTCCCGCCGTCGTGTTGGGAATAGTCGTGTTGTTGGTGTTGACCGACCGTCCCCATCAAGCCCGGTGGTTGACTCCCGAAGAGCGTCACGCGCTCGAGGAGGCGCTGGCGCGGGACAAAATCGAGCATCCTCCCGCGGCCCATTTGTCCTGGTGGAAGGCGCTGGGGTATCGCCCGGTCGTGTTGCTGGCGCTAGCTTACTTTTGCGTGGTGACCGGCAACTACGCGGTAGAGACTTTTTTGCCCTCGATGTTGAAGGAGTGGTACAAGCTCAATATCAACGATGTCTTATGGTTGGTGGTGTTGCCGCCGCTTGGGTCGTTGGTAGGTCAACTGGTCGTGGGCTGGAGTTCCGACCGTGCTGGCGAGCGGCGTTGGCATGCGGCCGGGCCGATTTTGCTGGCGGCCGCCTCGGTGGCGGGGATTGTGGCGACGGTGACGTTGGATGGTCCCCTCGGTTTGACGTTGGCGCTGTTCGTGCTGGCGGCGACCGGCTTGAAGTCCTATCTGCCGGCGTTTTGGGCCTTGCCCAGCCTGATTTTGATCGAGTCAGCGGCGGCCAGCAGCGTTGGCTTCATCAACTCGGTGGGCAATCTCGGCGGGTTCGTCGGCCCCTACATTCTTGGATCGCTCAAAGAGGCAACCGGCTCCTACCTGCCGGGGCTCATCTACATCACGGTCTCCATGACCCTCGCTGCGCTGATCCTGCTCTCGCTGAGCCTGGGGCGGCGGCCCGCTTTGGCGGCGATTCCCGGAACCAATCGCGAGGGGGGAATCGTGCCGGATCACGAGGCCATTTCCCCAAGGTCGCCGGTGTCGGTCGATGGAACCAATCCGCACTGGGTCAGCCTGACCGGCTCCGATCCAATCGCCGAACCGTTGGACCCGATCCCTCCCGACGAGGCCGAACCGTCCTAA
- a CDS encoding sensor histidine kinase gives MSWETLLAWSVPLWALVCLSLALRLRAAAIQAEELARGLSALDQNRPIWPVRSTPHRRPAECFNAIAPALRSRIAALESDRQQFRAVLESMIEGVLVVDADRRLRYANASAENLFGLGPRAVGRLIHELIRSPSIHRAVEATLAGQSAHRDEVSLVGGESVPRLNAKILAVNGTPLSGPPRAALLVFHNITELRRLERMRQDFVANVSHELKTPLASIRAYADSLLDWALEDPEITRRFVSQIDEQAERLDVLIHDLLSLARIESGQDLITFRPLALAPLVERRVESFRDRAQSRNVSLSFVTELPPQFTILADEEALRQILDNLIDNAIKYSSDVDPWVKVVCRGDGEAGMVAIDVIDNGLGIASEEQTRIFERFYRVDKARSRERGGTGLGLAIVKHLVQALRGEIELQSRVGAGSRFTVRLPRQRPANPSDPALGASNPSSPSNTNPLAEPSLTLDR, from the coding sequence ATGAGTTGGGAAACCCTGCTGGCCTGGAGCGTGCCGCTGTGGGCTTTGGTCTGTCTAAGTCTGGCGCTTCGGTTGCGTGCCGCGGCGATCCAGGCCGAGGAATTGGCGCGGGGGCTCTCGGCCCTCGACCAAAACCGGCCGATTTGGCCGGTCCGCTCCACCCCGCACCGCCGCCCAGCCGAATGCTTCAACGCGATCGCCCCAGCGCTTCGGTCCCGCATCGCCGCGCTCGAGTCGGACCGCCAGCAATTCCGCGCCGTGTTGGAGAGCATGATCGAAGGAGTGCTGGTGGTGGACGCCGATCGTCGCCTCCGCTACGCCAACGCCAGCGCCGAAAACCTGTTCGGCCTAGGTCCCCGTGCGGTAGGACGACTCATCCATGAATTGATTCGCAGTCCCTCAATCCACCGCGCCGTGGAGGCGACCCTCGCGGGTCAGTCGGCCCACCGCGACGAGGTGAGCCTGGTGGGCGGCGAGTCCGTCCCTCGACTCAACGCCAAGATTCTGGCGGTCAACGGCACCCCGCTGTCCGGTCCGCCCCGCGCGGCACTCCTGGTGTTCCACAATATCACCGAACTGCGACGCCTGGAACGGATGCGCCAGGACTTCGTTGCCAACGTCTCGCACGAGTTGAAAACGCCGCTGGCCTCGATTCGCGCCTACGCCGACTCGCTGCTGGACTGGGCGCTTGAGGACCCCGAGATCACCCGCCGATTCGTCAGTCAGATCGACGAACAGGCCGAACGCCTCGACGTGCTGATCCACGACCTCCTAAGCCTGGCGCGGATCGAATCCGGTCAAGACTTGATCACATTTCGTCCCCTGGCCCTCGCTCCCTTGGTGGAACGGCGGGTCGAGTCGTTCCGCGACCGGGCTCAAAGCCGTAACGTCTCCCTGAGCTTCGTCACGGAACTGCCCCCCCAATTCACCATCCTCGCCGATGAGGAGGCCCTGCGGCAAATCCTCGACAATTTAATTGATAATGCGATCAAATACTCGTCGGACGTGGATCCCTGGGTCAAAGTGGTCTGTCGCGGCGACGGCGAGGCGGGGATGGTGGCGATCGACGTGATCGACAATGGTCTGGGGATCGCCAGCGAGGAGCAAACCCGGATTTTCGAGCGGTTCTACCGGGTGGACAAGGCCCGCAGCCGCGAGCGGGGCGGCACCGGGCTGGGTCTCGCTATTGTCAAGCATCTGGTGCAAGCGTTGCGTGGCGAGATCGAGCTGCAAAGCCGGGTCGGGGCCGGGTCGCGGTTCACGGTGCGTCTGCCCCGTCAACGTCCCGCCAACCCTAGCGACCCCGCGTTGGGGGCATCCAACCCTTCTTCGCCGTCCAATACCAATCCGCTCGCCGAACCCAGCCTGACGCTAGATCGTTGA